In Streptomyces durocortorensis, a genomic segment contains:
- a CDS encoding ABC transporter permease — MRGYALQRLAVGAVQLALLAVLVFALTSLLPGDAADVRNNEDATPERVAALREQLGLDRPALERFTDWAQGLLTGDLGTSLVSGGPVLDVLADSAGPTLVLAAVTLVVVVPLAVLLGIASGLREGGRLDRAVTSVTLALNAVPDFLLALLLVAGLSLRLGWLPATWVGVGAADLLVEPALLVMPVTVVAARMVCLLSRQVRAGMVTVLKADYVVQARRLGVPRRTLLLRHVLPNAAVPGVQELARVGDNLVGGVLVVEAVFAIPGVATALVRAVEARDVPTVQGLALVVAVAALLFSLVADLVCHRLVPRTEVLR; from the coding sequence ATGCGCGGGTACGCCCTGCAACGACTCGCCGTCGGAGCCGTCCAGCTGGCCCTGCTCGCGGTGCTGGTGTTCGCGTTGACGTCGCTGCTGCCCGGTGACGCGGCCGATGTCCGCAACAACGAGGACGCCACGCCCGAGCGGGTGGCGGCGCTGCGCGAGCAGCTCGGGCTGGACCGGCCGGCCCTGGAACGCTTCACCGACTGGGCCCAGGGCCTGCTCACCGGCGACCTGGGCACCTCGCTGGTGAGCGGCGGCCCGGTGCTGGACGTCCTGGCCGACTCGGCCGGCCCCACGCTGGTGCTGGCCGCGGTGACCCTCGTTGTCGTCGTGCCGCTCGCGGTGCTGCTCGGCATCGCCTCCGGGCTGCGCGAGGGCGGGCGCCTCGACCGGGCGGTCACGTCCGTGACGCTCGCGCTCAACGCCGTACCGGACTTCCTGCTGGCGCTGCTGCTCGTGGCCGGCCTGTCGCTGAGGCTGGGCTGGCTGCCCGCCACCTGGGTCGGCGTGGGCGCGGCGGACCTCCTCGTCGAGCCCGCTCTGCTGGTCATGCCGGTCACGGTGGTGGCGGCCCGCATGGTCTGCCTGCTGTCGCGGCAGGTGCGGGCGGGCATGGTGACGGTCCTCAAGGCGGACTACGTCGTCCAGGCGCGGCGCCTCGGCGTGCCGCGCCGGACGCTGCTGCTGCGCCATGTCCTGCCCAACGCCGCTGTGCCCGGGGTCCAGGAGCTGGCCCGGGTGGGCGACAACCTGGTGGGCGGGGTGCTGGTCGTCGAGGCGGTGTTCGCGATCCCCGGTGTGGCGACCGCCCTCGTCCGTGCCGTGGAAGCCCGCGATGTGCCCACCGTGCAGGGCTTGGCCCTGGTGGTGGCGGTGGCGGCCCTGCTGTTCAGCCTGGTGGCGGATCTGGTCTGCCATCGACTCGTCCCGCGAACGGAGGTCCTTCGGTGA
- a CDS encoding ABC transporter substrate-binding protein, which produces MSTFRNRREFLALAGAAGTAGALALTGCGAGSGSGGGSVDGKAEPRRGGQLRALVTGGGEQETIDPHAEALAIDMARTKALFDRLVELDGNMAPVPRLAEKWEADADATVWRFTLRDATFHDGKKLTPEDVLFSFGRILDPKATNHFAQGLLSVIDLKKSRGVGRNTVELQLVRPNAELPSMLATLGTSIVSTRYSDPAEPVGTGAFRLKSFEAGRSFVAERFDDHWDGGAYVDELRILSAEADARGNALRAGEAEYGYEMTPTFARTAQADKSVRIVAAKGSTAHAIVMKCDQEPFTDPDVTLAFKLLADREKLVEVVLAGQGVVGNDMFGKGYQYYPQDVPQRKRDVEEARALLKKAGVLNKPLSIYTSSVASGFVEAATLFAEQAADAGLRVKVTRGSSETYFRDQLTKGVMGSHRSGAMTVPTYINDRLLTKSAFNASGWRRKDFDATFAKARSTTDEAERTELYGKLQRTVHDEGGLLVWGHPDWLNAVSSRVRGVKDAPPNTLDSARFDKVWLA; this is translated from the coding sequence ATGTCGACATTCCGTAACCGCCGAGAATTCCTCGCCCTGGCCGGCGCGGCCGGTACAGCCGGGGCCCTGGCCCTCACCGGCTGCGGGGCCGGCTCCGGCTCCGGTGGCGGCTCGGTGGACGGCAAGGCGGAGCCCAGGCGCGGCGGGCAGCTCCGGGCACTGGTCACCGGAGGCGGTGAACAGGAGACGATCGACCCGCACGCCGAGGCCCTGGCCATCGACATGGCGCGCACGAAGGCGCTGTTCGACCGGCTCGTGGAGCTGGACGGGAACATGGCGCCGGTGCCGAGGCTGGCCGAGAAGTGGGAGGCCGACGCCGACGCGACGGTGTGGCGCTTCACCCTGCGGGACGCCACGTTCCACGACGGGAAGAAGCTCACTCCCGAGGACGTCCTGTTCAGCTTCGGCCGCATCCTCGACCCCAAGGCGACCAACCACTTCGCGCAGGGCCTGCTGTCGGTCATCGACCTGAAGAAGAGCCGGGGTGTCGGCAGGAACACCGTCGAACTCCAGCTGGTCCGGCCGAACGCCGAACTGCCTTCCATGCTGGCCACGTTGGGCACGTCGATCGTCAGCACCCGTTACTCCGACCCCGCCGAGCCGGTCGGCACCGGCGCCTTCCGCCTGAAGTCCTTCGAGGCCGGCCGCTCCTTCGTCGCCGAGCGCTTCGACGACCACTGGGACGGCGGGGCCTACGTGGACGAGCTGCGGATTCTGTCCGCCGAGGCCGACGCGCGCGGCAACGCCCTGCGCGCCGGCGAGGCGGAGTACGGCTACGAGATGACGCCGACCTTCGCCCGTACCGCACAGGCCGACAAGTCGGTCCGGATCGTCGCCGCCAAGGGCAGTACCGCCCATGCCATCGTCATGAAGTGCGACCAGGAACCGTTCACCGACCCGGACGTGACGCTGGCCTTCAAGCTGCTCGCCGACCGGGAGAAGCTGGTCGAAGTCGTCCTGGCGGGCCAGGGCGTGGTCGGCAACGACATGTTCGGCAAGGGCTACCAGTACTACCCGCAGGACGTTCCGCAGCGGAAGCGCGATGTCGAGGAAGCCCGCGCGCTGCTGAAGAAGGCCGGCGTGCTCAACAAGCCGCTGTCCATCTACACCTCCTCCGTCGCCAGCGGTTTCGTGGAGGCGGCGACCCTCTTCGCCGAGCAGGCCGCCGACGCCGGACTGCGGGTGAAGGTCACGCGCGGTTCGTCGGAGACGTACTTCAGGGACCAGCTCACCAAGGGCGTGATGGGCAGCCACCGCTCGGGCGCCATGACCGTCCCCACCTACATCAACGACCGCCTGCTGACGAAGTCCGCCTTCAACGCCTCCGGCTGGCGCCGCAAGGACTTCGACGCGACCTTCGCCAAGGCCCGGTCCACGACGGACGAGGCCGAGCGAACAGAGCTGTACGGAAAGCTCCAGCGGACCGTCCACGACGAGGGCGGTCTGCTGGTCTGGGGTCACCCGGACTGGCTGAACGCCGTCTCCTCCCGGGTGCGGGGCGTCAAGGACGCCCCTCCCAACACCCTGGACTCCGCCCGCTTCGACAAGGTGTGGCTGGCCTGA
- a CDS encoding Uma2 family endonuclease, which translates to MEAHSEADDSVRLQLAEQLGGESCLRVTRDKGVLPERDGYAPEPDVLVADEGALGPGDAFVDQGHVHFVAESVSHSTVGQGYGRKLNQYAARGIPTYLIVDVLTGECVLYQAPKGDEYTSAVPYRFGEEIGFSLAGVAVTVRTDFKKIR; encoded by the coding sequence ATGGAGGCGCACAGCGAGGCGGATGATTCGGTCCGGTTGCAGCTGGCGGAGCAACTGGGAGGGGAGTCCTGTCTGCGCGTCACGCGGGACAAGGGTGTACTCCCGGAGAGGGACGGTTACGCGCCCGAGCCTGATGTACTGGTGGCAGACGAGGGTGCGCTCGGTCCGGGTGATGCCTTCGTCGACCAGGGGCATGTTCACTTCGTAGCCGAGAGCGTGTCCCACTCGACGGTCGGGCAGGGTTACGGGCGCAAGCTCAACCAGTACGCGGCGCGCGGGATCCCGACGTATCTGATCGTCGACGTGCTGACCGGGGAGTGTGTGCTCTACCAGGCACCGAAGGGCGACGAGTACACCTCGGCGGTGCCCTACCGGTTCGGTGAGGAGATCGGGTTTTCCCTCGCGGGGGTCGCGGTGACGGTGCGCACCGATTTCAAGAAGATCCGCTGA